The Xyrauchen texanus isolate HMW12.3.18 chromosome 4, RBS_HiC_50CHRs, whole genome shotgun sequence genome segment cacacacacgctcactcacagacacacgcacaaacacactcacagacacacacgctcactcacagacacacacactcacagacacacacacacgctcactcacagacacacacacaaacatgctcacagacacacacacacgctcactcacagacacacacacactcactcacagacacacacacacactcactcacagacacacacacactcactcacagacacacacacgctcactcacagacacacacacacacacacacacgctcactcacagacacacacacacgcacgctcactcacatacacacacacacactcacagacacacacacacactcacagacacacacactcactcacagacacacacacacactcactcacagacacacacacacactcacagacacacacacacactcactcacagacacacacacacacacacacgctcactcacagacacacacacacactcacagacacacacacacactcactcacagacacacacacacacacacacactcactcacagacacacacacacactcacagacacacacacactcactcacagacacacacacacacacactcactcacagacacacacactcactcacagacacacacacactcactcacagacacacacacacacacacactcacagcacacactcacagacacacacacgccactcacagacacacacacactactacagacacacacacactactacacacacacacgctcactcacagacacacacacactcactcacagacacacacacacacacacacacacacgccactacagacacacacacgccactcacagacacacacacacacacgctcactcacagacacacacacgctcactcacagacacacacacacacacacgctcactcacagacacacacacacgccactcacagacacacacacactcactcacagacacacacacactcactcacagacacacacacacacacgctcactcacagacacacacacactcactcacagacacacacacgctcactcacagacacacacacactcactcacagacacacacacacacacacacgctcactcacagacacacacacgccactcacagacacacacacacacacacacactcacagacacacacacactcactcacagacacacacgccactcacagacacacacacgccactcacagacacacacacacacacacacacgctcactcacagacacacacacactcactcacagacacacacacgctcactcacagacacacacacgctcactcacagacacacacacgctcactcacagacacacacacacacacacgctcactcacagacacacacacgctcactcacagacacacacacactcactcacagacacacacacacactcactcacagacacactcagacactcaatcacagacacacacacacacacacacacacacacatacacacgctcactcacatacacactcagacactcaatcacagacacacacagaacacacacacgctcactcacatacacactcagacactcaatcacagacacacacagaacacacacacacacacgctcactcacatacacactcagacactcaatcacagacacacacacacacacacacacacacatacacacgctcactcacatacacactcagacactcaatcacagacacacacagaacacacacacgctcactcacatacacactcagacactcaatcacagacacacacacacacgctcactcacatacacactcagacactcaatcacagacacacacacacacgctcactcacatacacactcagacactcaatcacagacacacacagaacacacacacacacacgctcactcacatacacactcagacactcaatcacagacacacacacacacacacacacacatacacacgctcactcacatacacactcagacactcaatcacagacacacacagaacacacacacgctcactcacatacacactcagacactcaatcacagacacacacacacacacacacgcgcgtgtGCGTGTGTCTCTGCAGTGGCTATCTTCAGCTAACTCTGGTTGTGTTTTGgtcagttgtgttgtggctatgaTCAGGTGTAATGGAAGGCAGCGAGTGTTTGGACTCCAGCGCTGTGATTGCAGATGAAGCCTCTCTCATTGAAGGTGTGAGTGACTCTGTGCTGCTGGTGCTGGTGCTCAGCATCACGTTACTGGCTGGACTTGCAACGCTGCTCTGCAGGTCAGACCTGTCCTGAACCACACAACGCACACACGCATAATACTACACAATATTAAACCACACGGTCGTCGTCTCCTCTCGTCTCGCAGGAATGAGCAGCACAGGATTCACCCGGAGAATCAGGAGCATGTCCGTGTCGTCAGAGAGCAGCTTCAAACCGAACAGGTTCGTATGACACATTGACACGAGCACTGGCGTGTGTGttatgttagtgtgtgtttgtgtctcctTCAGGTGTCGTCTCAAGAGTCGAGACAACAGTACTATTCAGACATGTCGTGTCCCGTGTGTCTGCAGCTTGCCAGTCTGCCCGTAGAGACCAACTGTGGCCATCTGTTCTGCGGTGAGGACGTGCTCTGTTCTTATATTGATCAAGTCACACTGAAAACAAACACAAGTTTATTGCTGATCTGTTTTGTTCGTTGTTTTGAATGAAAGGTCCGTGCCTCGTTGCCTACTGGCGTTATGGCACCTGGCTCGGTGCGATCCACTGCCCCATCTGCAGACAAATGGTAACAAACACCTCTTCAGACCTGGGAGGGTGACAAGGGAGGGAAAAACACGGAATcgacagcaggagagagagagacgaaaaaAACACTTACCTGCCGGTTCTCCGACacgctgtagcttggtcctcgccACTCCTCCAACTcctagtggacgacagccgcctccccggacggatcggaggcacTCCTCCTGCCCCTGGCTTGtttttgaaaacaagacaaatatgtgctaatgctaatgctaacattttAAACCGCTCAATTTCTTTAGAtgtttctgaaaacaagacaaaaatgttcTAATGCTAACGGAGGCAGTCCTCCGCCCCTGGTGGATTGAACGCCCGCCtcatttttggtggatggtaggcgCCTCCCCACCCCCCTGGCAGCTGTAACCACTCTAGGGCGGTTGACCAGGAGCTCCTCCGGCCAGCGGTCGGTGGTCTCTCTGACCCCTCCAGCGATTTTTAGCTAGGCCGCTAGGCGCCTTATCCGCCTCGGcaggccctgactgctccaggcattcggctaggagcccctcctcagGCTCAGCCGTCTGGCTCAGGCACCGGGCTCCGCCCCTGTGGCGGCTGCTGCTCCTTTTCagatggatggtagtggcgaggactctactacggcgcagatccctcctccttcccggtttcggcaccagtgtaacaaggtaaaagggaaaggaggaggcgagaaccggacgAAGAATCATGTGTAGATTTGTGACTGAACGGTCACATGCTCTGTGTTGGGCTGCTCATTAGTTTGTGTATGTTGACCTTTAACCTTTCTCTGTGTGTCAGGTGACCCTGCTATTCCTCTTTCTACTACGACACGGCACAGGCTCAAACGCAAGACGGCAGGTGGATCCCGCCTGATTCTCACTGACATCAATGATTACAACCGCAGATTCTCTGGACAGCTGcgatctgtgagtgtgtgtttatgtgagggGTGGAACGGTTCTCCACTAGACGGTAACATCCGCTTAAACGCAGGTGCTTATTCCTGCAGCTGCTGGATCGCCTGGGCGCACGACGCAAGCGTCGACTGCCGCGCTCACGCCGCTCAGGGAGATGTTCTCGCGGGCGTGATTGTTCTGAGCCGGGCGATGTTCCGCGTCAGGATTCTGCCGTGTCTGATGCGTGCTCTGATCTGCACCGTGGCGCCTGACCGGACCTGACGTGCTTCATCCCGAGGGCGTGGTGGGTCTGCTCGCTTCATGGATCGCATTTCTTCGACATTCTCCTCTCTTCATCTACATCTCCATCATGTATCGCGAGGTGGTGACACAGAGACTGGCGTGATCAACGGCAGCAGGACACATGCGGTGTATGCTGATCTGAGCAGATCACCGGTGGTATGACCAAAGACATCACAACTGTGCTTCAAATCTCAAACTTTTGTTTGGTAGAATTCTGAATATTTGACATTGTATGATGACgaaaatatgattattatttattacatttctttttccaataaacatacttgaaatatccttaaaacaagaaataaatgcACAATGCCAGAAGAATATTGAGTTTAtgcttgaaaacaagacaaatatgtgCTAATGCTAACATTTTAAACATCGCCCATTTCTTTAGATGTTTCTGAAAACTAGACAAATATGTGCTAATGCTAACATTTTAAACATCGCCCATTTCTTTAGATGTTTCTGAAAACACAAATATGTGCTAATGCTAACATTTTAAACATCGCCCATTTCTTTAGAtgtttctgaaaacaagacaaatatgtgctaatgctaacattttaaacatcgcctcatttctttagatgtttctgaaaacaagacaaatatgtgctaatgctaacattttaaacatcgcccatttctttagatgtttctgaaaacaagacaaatatgtgCTAATGCTCATTTCATGCTACAGACATTGTGCTTACAACATTTTCAGCACGCTCATTTCTTTAGAtgtttctgaaaacaagacaaatatgtgctaatgctaatgctaacattttaaacatcagctccatttctttagatgtttctgaaaacaagacaaatatgtgctaatgctaatgctaacattttaaacatcgcctcat includes the following:
- the LOC127643264 gene encoding E3 ubiquitin-protein ligase RNF170-like isoform X1, which gives rise to MEGSECLDSSAVIADEASLIEGVSDSVLLVLVLSITLLAGLATLLCRNEQHRIHPENQEHVRVVREQLQTEQVSSQESRQQYYSDMSCPVCLQLASLPVETNCGHLFCGPCLVAYWRYGTWLGAIHCPICRQMVTLLFPLFYDTGHSAQTQDGQVDPALILTDINDYNRRFSGQLRSLLDRLRDVPTLLRHAFREMFSVGGLFWMFRIRILLCLMGALTYLASPLDFIPEGVVGLLGFMDDFFVILLLFIYISIMYREVVTQRLA